A portion of the Leifsonia sp. EB41 genome contains these proteins:
- a CDS encoding AAA family ATPase, producing MWRLDRKSEDDDDMTSDVLEGDALRPAANTTSPHTLSLGEAGLVAGNIAEPVWARWREEIAAIGGDSPLLHFEDSPRTRIELSTTHPGGLPQFITGQSTLLSSLIRDELALRTARAAANAITAKGIELRSVRGIESVHLAIGLAQWRHGTDEFLAPILLRPMAIRRYGRDFELKLKGQPFLNPELSRALAEQFQITLDASAFVALALDNGAFKPQPVIDRLRGLTSHLPWFNVQPRLVVSSFVDVAPALRAEADDLDTTLLNALAGNPTARTTIESAFSPAQAVRQDERPPATDSLLLDADEAQENVVAQIAAGNSLVVKTLPGTGGTQTVVNAVGALVAQHKRVLVVGPRRSSLEDIGQRFAKVGLPGVAVTPRSLRRDLIQAIGRNEKAEQPRVTDVDDALVRLRKVLLDYRASLARRDPVLHVSVLDALRELSRLALLPAPPSTTARLSPASIEALASGRDAAADALIRAARLGEFRYGPNDSPWYGASFGTTEEGKSAHDLAKKLSRAELPRLLDRAKALIGQTRMRPFESIAELGVYLRLLLDVRETLDRFTPAVFDRSIAELIAATSSRRESPAMSGANRRRLRKLALEYVRPGVHVTDLNEALRRIQQQRILWNRFAVAGVVPEVPVGIADVQVAYQRVAEDLARLDIPLRRVGTPQSLAALPVEELTRQVAGLAAESEVLANLQERTALLGQLRERGLDPLLSDLSVRHVPESQVSAELELAWWQSVLEALLASDRALLSGNTSVLDRLEADFRLVDEAHASATGKQLAWMLAETWKIGIVDWPEEAKALKKLLTTSAPTAATLNAAAPHLARPLAPVWLVSPYEVSSIDAEVAFDTVVLIDAGASSLAENVPVLRRARQVVAFGDPVTQTPSRFDVGVHEYGTTVEATDVDSLHADSALSRLSELLPVYTLARSYRAGGEDLAELVNRRFYGGNIDSLPWAGTYLGHGSLALHYVTGGQGMPDTDTGAVESTDAEVAKVVELVLRHATDRPRESLMVITASERHAVRVNQAVLSAFAKRTELADFILGDRAEPFSVVTLEQSVGQSRDRVVFSIGYGRTPHGRLLSNFGALAEPGGDRLLAVGMTRARRGMDIVSCFRPDDIDESRMRHGIAALAQVLGEADQLQAAVPEYLSPDADPMVVDLAKRLARRGLDVQIGYRGKLTLVASNVGRAVVVETDDDVNRGSLRESLRLRPDVLRRLGWHYLRVHSFELFADPDTVASRIARLIGVNDEASTETAPITLPQL from the coding sequence GTGTGGCGACTGGATAGGAAGAGCGAGGACGACGACGACATGACGTCCGACGTGCTGGAGGGCGACGCCCTGCGCCCGGCCGCCAACACCACCTCGCCGCACACGCTCAGCCTCGGCGAGGCCGGTCTCGTGGCCGGCAACATCGCCGAGCCGGTGTGGGCGCGCTGGCGCGAGGAGATCGCGGCGATCGGCGGCGACTCCCCGCTGTTGCACTTCGAGGACAGCCCGCGCACGCGCATCGAGCTGAGCACGACGCATCCGGGCGGCCTCCCGCAGTTCATCACCGGGCAGAGCACGCTGCTCTCCAGCCTGATCCGCGACGAGCTCGCTCTGCGCACCGCGCGGGCGGCCGCGAACGCGATCACGGCGAAGGGGATCGAGCTGCGCTCGGTGCGCGGAATCGAATCCGTACATCTCGCGATCGGGCTCGCCCAGTGGCGGCACGGCACGGACGAGTTCCTGGCGCCGATCCTGCTGCGCCCGATGGCGATCCGCCGCTATGGCCGGGACTTCGAGCTGAAGCTCAAGGGTCAGCCGTTCCTCAACCCCGAGCTGTCGCGCGCGCTGGCCGAGCAATTCCAGATCACCCTCGACGCGAGCGCGTTCGTGGCGCTCGCCCTCGACAACGGCGCCTTCAAGCCGCAGCCGGTGATCGACCGCCTGCGCGGCCTGACCTCGCACCTGCCCTGGTTCAACGTCCAGCCCCGCCTGGTGGTGTCGTCCTTCGTGGACGTCGCGCCGGCGTTGCGCGCGGAGGCGGACGATCTGGACACCACGCTCCTCAACGCGCTGGCCGGCAACCCGACCGCGCGCACCACGATCGAGAGCGCCTTCAGCCCGGCTCAGGCCGTCCGACAGGACGAGCGGCCGCCGGCGACCGACTCCCTCCTGCTCGACGCCGACGAGGCGCAGGAGAACGTGGTCGCCCAGATCGCCGCGGGCAACTCGCTCGTCGTGAAGACCCTCCCCGGCACCGGCGGCACCCAGACGGTCGTGAACGCCGTCGGTGCGCTGGTCGCCCAGCACAAGCGCGTCCTGGTCGTCGGCCCCCGGCGCTCCAGTCTGGAGGACATCGGGCAGCGGTTCGCGAAGGTCGGCCTGCCCGGCGTCGCCGTCACACCGCGCAGCCTGCGCCGCGACCTGATCCAGGCGATCGGCCGCAACGAGAAGGCCGAGCAGCCGCGCGTCACCGACGTGGACGACGCGCTCGTCCGCCTCCGCAAGGTGCTGCTGGACTACCGGGCGTCGCTCGCCCGTCGCGACCCGGTCCTGCACGTCTCGGTGCTCGACGCGCTGCGCGAGCTGTCGCGTCTCGCGCTGCTGCCTGCGCCGCCGTCCACGACCGCGCGCCTCAGCCCGGCCTCCATCGAGGCGCTCGCCTCCGGGCGCGACGCCGCGGCGGACGCACTGATCCGTGCCGCTCGCCTCGGCGAGTTCCGCTACGGCCCCAACGACTCGCCCTGGTACGGCGCCTCCTTCGGCACCACAGAGGAGGGCAAGTCCGCCCACGACCTCGCCAAGAAGCTCAGCCGCGCCGAGCTGCCGCGCCTCCTGGACCGCGCCAAGGCCCTGATCGGGCAGACCAGGATGCGGCCGTTCGAGTCGATCGCCGAGCTCGGCGTCTACCTGCGCCTGCTGCTCGACGTCCGGGAGACGCTCGACCGCTTCACCCCGGCGGTGTTCGACCGCTCGATCGCCGAGCTGATCGCCGCGACCTCCTCGCGCCGCGAGTCGCCGGCCATGTCGGGCGCGAACCGCCGCCGGTTGCGCAAGCTCGCCCTGGAGTACGTGCGGCCCGGCGTGCACGTCACCGACCTCAACGAGGCCCTGCGCCGCATCCAGCAGCAGCGCATCCTCTGGAACCGCTTCGCCGTCGCCGGCGTCGTGCCGGAGGTGCCGGTGGGCATCGCCGACGTGCAGGTGGCCTACCAGCGCGTCGCCGAAGACCTCGCCCGGCTCGACATCCCGCTGCGTCGCGTCGGGACCCCGCAGTCGCTCGCGGCTCTCCCTGTCGAGGAGCTGACCCGCCAGGTCGCCGGCCTCGCCGCCGAGTCCGAGGTGCTCGCCAACCTGCAGGAGCGCACCGCGCTGCTCGGGCAGCTCCGCGAGCGCGGGCTGGACCCGCTGCTGTCCGACCTGTCCGTCCGTCACGTGCCCGAGTCGCAGGTGAGCGCCGAGCTGGAGCTGGCCTGGTGGCAGTCGGTGCTGGAGGCGCTGCTGGCCTCCGACCGCGCCCTCCTCAGCGGCAACACGAGCGTGCTCGACCGGCTGGAGGCCGACTTCCGCCTGGTGGACGAGGCCCACGCCTCCGCCACCGGCAAGCAGCTCGCCTGGATGCTCGCCGAGACCTGGAAGATCGGCATCGTGGACTGGCCGGAGGAGGCCAAGGCCCTCAAGAAGCTGCTCACCACGAGCGCGCCGACGGCCGCGACGCTCAACGCCGCGGCCCCGCACCTCGCGCGCCCGCTGGCGCCGGTCTGGCTGGTCTCGCCCTACGAGGTCTCCAGCATCGACGCGGAGGTCGCGTTCGACACCGTCGTGCTCATCGACGCCGGCGCCTCCAGCCTCGCCGAGAACGTCCCCGTGCTGCGCCGGGCCCGCCAGGTGGTCGCGTTCGGCGACCCGGTGACCCAGACCCCGTCCCGCTTCGACGTGGGCGTGCACGAGTACGGCACGACGGTGGAGGCTACGGACGTGGACTCCCTGCACGCCGACTCCGCGCTCTCCCGGCTCTCCGAGCTGCTGCCCGTCTACACGCTGGCCCGCAGCTACCGTGCGGGCGGCGAAGACCTGGCCGAGCTGGTCAACCGTCGCTTCTACGGCGGCAACATCGACTCCCTGCCGTGGGCCGGCACCTACCTCGGGCACGGCAGCCTCGCCCTCCACTACGTCACCGGCGGCCAGGGCATGCCCGACACCGACACCGGAGCGGTGGAGAGCACCGACGCCGAGGTGGCGAAGGTCGTCGAGCTCGTGCTGCGGCACGCGACCGACCGGCCGCGCGAGTCCCTCATGGTCATCACGGCGAGCGAACGGCACGCGGTCCGCGTCAACCAGGCGGTGCTGTCGGCGTTCGCCAAGCGCACCGAGCTGGCCGACTTCATCCTGGGCGACCGGGCGGAGCCGTTCTCCGTCGTCACGCTGGAGCAGTCCGTCGGCCAGAGCCGCGACCGCGTGGTGTTCTCGATCGGCTACGGCCGCACCCCGCACGGCCGCCTGCTCTCCAACTTCGGGGCCCTCGCGGAGCCGGGTGGCGACCGCCTGCTCGCTGTGGGCATGACCCGCGCGCGCCGCGGCATGGACATCGTCTCCTGCTTCCGCCCCGACGACATCGACGAGTCCCGGATGCGCCACGGCATCGCCGCGCTCGCCCAGGTGCTGGGGGAGGCCGACCAGCTCCAGGCCGCCGTGCCCGAGTACCTGAGCCCGGACGCCGACCCGATGGTGGTGGACCTCGCCAAGCGCCTGGCACGCCGCGGCCTGGATGTGCAGATCGGCTACCGCGGCAAGCTCACCCTGGTGGCGTCGAACGTGGGCCGCGCGGTCGTGGTCGAGACGGACGACGACGTGAACCGCGGCAGCCTCCGCGAGTCGCTGCGCCTGCGGCCCGATGTGCTCCGCCGCCTGGGCTGGCACTACCTCCGGGTGCACAGCTTCGAGCTGTTCGCCGACCCGGACACGGTCGCGTCCCGCATCGCCCGCCTCATCGGCGTCAACGACGAGGCGAGCACCGAGACGGCTCCCATCACCCTCCCGCAGCTCTAG
- a CDS encoding MFS transporter produces MTRSPLLRRDYALIWSAGLVSDTGDWLLMIALPLFAFSATGSALGASTVFLAELIPMLLAGTFLGVLVDRWDPRRTMIVTALLQGLALLPLLAAGPDRMGIVYAVAAVEACLGAVMNPARQSMVPRLLKPDELGRGNALLAISDNLARLVGSPLGGLAFAVSGLPGVVIVDAVSFVVTALLVAFTRPLPPRVPEPGEESAPAVERRLLREWVEGIATIVRSRELATVAVIAVIGSLAQGVFLVLFIVYVTENLHAGDTEVGILRGVQAIGGVLGGLVAGLLVRRVAPRALIGVGYLVFGALSLLTWNLAPVTTAVWVYAGLFIAMGLPAVATETGEITLVQTVTPRAALGRVIAAVRTISGAAQGVGLLVAGLVAASVGAVHVLDVQASLYLLCGVIALVFLGGRRATREAVPEPAASRSTPS; encoded by the coding sequence ATGACCCGCTCTCCGCTGCTCCGCCGCGACTACGCCCTGATCTGGTCGGCCGGCCTCGTCTCCGACACCGGCGACTGGCTGCTCATGATCGCCCTCCCGCTGTTCGCGTTCTCCGCGACCGGCTCGGCGCTCGGCGCCTCGACCGTGTTCCTCGCCGAGCTCATCCCGATGCTGCTGGCCGGCACCTTCCTCGGCGTGCTGGTCGACCGCTGGGACCCGCGGCGCACCATGATCGTCACTGCGCTCCTCCAGGGGCTCGCGCTGCTGCCGCTGCTCGCCGCCGGCCCGGACCGGATGGGCATCGTGTACGCGGTCGCGGCGGTGGAGGCCTGCCTCGGCGCCGTCATGAACCCGGCCCGCCAGTCGATGGTGCCGCGGCTGCTCAAGCCGGACGAGCTCGGCCGAGGCAACGCGCTTCTCGCGATCAGCGACAACCTCGCCCGGCTGGTCGGCTCGCCGCTCGGCGGTCTCGCGTTCGCGGTGTCCGGCCTGCCCGGCGTCGTGATCGTGGACGCGGTGTCGTTCGTCGTGACCGCCCTGCTCGTCGCCTTCACCCGCCCGCTGCCGCCCCGCGTGCCGGAGCCGGGGGAGGAGTCCGCGCCCGCCGTCGAGCGCCGCCTGCTGCGGGAGTGGGTGGAGGGCATCGCCACCATCGTCCGCAGCCGCGAGCTCGCGACCGTCGCGGTCATCGCCGTGATCGGCAGCCTCGCGCAGGGCGTCTTCCTCGTCCTCTTCATCGTCTACGTCACCGAGAACCTGCACGCCGGGGACACCGAGGTCGGCATCCTGCGCGGCGTCCAGGCGATCGGCGGCGTGCTCGGCGGCCTCGTCGCCGGCCTGCTCGTCCGCCGCGTCGCGCCGCGCGCGCTGATCGGCGTCGGCTACCTGGTGTTCGGCGCGCTCTCCCTGCTGACCTGGAACCTGGCGCCCGTCACCACGGCCGTCTGGGTCTACGCGGGGCTGTTCATTGCGATGGGCCTGCCCGCGGTCGCGACCGAGACGGGCGAGATCACCCTCGTGCAGACGGTCACGCCGCGTGCGGCCCTCGGCCGGGTGATCGCGGCGGTGAGGACGATCTCGGGCGCGGCCCAGGGCGTCGGCCTCCTGGTGGCCGGGCTCGTCGCGGCTTCGGTCGGCGCCGTGCACGTGCTCGACGTGCAGGCCTCCCTCTATCTCCTCTGCGGTGTGATCGCGCTGGTGTTCCTCGGCGGCCGCCGCGCGACCCGGGAGGCCGTGCCGGAGCCTGCCGCCTCCCGGTCGACGCCGTCCTGA
- a CDS encoding ArsR/SmtB family transcription factor: MSFISGGRPEDRRTVTDPRALRALAHPLRLALLDHLMSFGASTASECADAVGSTPSNCSYHLRALAKFGLVERVEAEDGRERPWQSTATGLTLGRTEDPAMQFGVDTVERFFADHQIDEDAARLHRSIAQRDSVPPEWREASILSGYALRIAPEELRELGERLDALIRPYIALTRSEAPDDSSVVVLGLNAFRHPDEPLASDEGGAS; the protein is encoded by the coding sequence ATGTCTTTCATATCGGGAGGTCGCCCGGAGGATCGCCGCACGGTCACCGACCCGCGGGCGCTCCGGGCGCTCGCGCACCCGCTCCGCCTCGCGCTGCTCGACCATCTGATGTCGTTCGGCGCGAGCACCGCGAGCGAGTGCGCCGACGCGGTCGGCTCCACGCCCTCCAACTGCAGCTACCACCTGCGCGCCCTGGCCAAGTTCGGCCTCGTGGAGCGGGTGGAGGCCGAGGACGGCCGCGAGCGGCCCTGGCAGTCCACGGCCACCGGGCTCACGCTCGGCCGCACAGAGGACCCGGCAATGCAGTTCGGCGTCGACACCGTCGAGCGGTTCTTCGCCGACCACCAGATCGACGAGGACGCCGCCCGGCTGCACCGTTCGATCGCGCAGCGCGACAGCGTGCCTCCCGAGTGGCGGGAGGCGAGCATCCTCTCCGGCTACGCTCTGCGGATCGCGCCGGAGGAGCTCCGCGAGCTGGGGGAGCGGCTGGACGCGCTCATCCGCCCGTACATCGCGCTCACCCGCTCGGAGGCCCCGGACGACAGCTCCGTGGTCGTGCTGGGCCTCAACGCCTTCCGGCACCCGGATGAGCCGCTCGCGTCCGACGAGGGCGGCGCATCATGA
- a CDS encoding MDR family MFS transporter — MNEITRASVGFRSERGPILIALMLTTGLVAIDATILATAVPSIVRDLGGFAQFPWLFSIYLLAQAVSVPVYAKLSDTVGRKPIVLAGIGLFFLGSVLCGFAWSMPALIAFRALQGLGAGAIQPMSMTIAGDIYTVAERAKTQGYLASVWAISSVVGPTLGGLFSQFLSWRWIFFVNVPLCILAAWMLIRSFHESIEPKKHRIDYAGSVLLTAGMSLIILAVLEGGQAWAWDSVWSIGAFALGALLLVAFAFVEHRAAEPVMPLWVFSRRLLVTTTLISLGIGAILIGLTSYVPTYLEATVGAPPLVAGLAVAALTLGWPIAASISGRFYLRIGFRSTALLGTSIAILGTIILAATSVHPSVLFVALSCFVVGLGMGLVATPTLIAAQSSVAWSERGVVTGTNMFARSIGSAVGVAVFGAIANAIILSSTGGAHSPTAVQGASTAVFTAVAVVAALTIVAGVAMPRSRVEDVEFRGAAAPAE, encoded by the coding sequence ATGAACGAAATCACCCGGGCAAGCGTCGGCTTCCGCTCCGAGCGCGGACCGATCCTGATCGCACTCATGCTGACGACCGGACTGGTCGCCATCGACGCGACCATCCTCGCCACCGCCGTCCCCTCGATCGTCCGCGACCTGGGCGGCTTCGCGCAGTTCCCGTGGCTGTTCTCCATCTACCTGCTGGCGCAGGCGGTCTCGGTTCCGGTCTACGCCAAGCTGTCCGACACGGTCGGGCGCAAGCCGATCGTCCTGGCGGGCATCGGCCTGTTCTTCCTGGGCTCCGTTCTCTGCGGCTTCGCCTGGAGCATGCCGGCGCTCATCGCATTCCGCGCCCTGCAGGGGCTCGGCGCCGGCGCCATCCAGCCGATGTCGATGACGATCGCCGGCGACATCTACACGGTGGCGGAGCGCGCAAAGACCCAGGGCTACCTCGCGAGCGTGTGGGCGATCTCCTCCGTCGTCGGGCCGACCCTCGGCGGGCTGTTCTCCCAGTTCCTGTCGTGGCGGTGGATCTTCTTCGTCAACGTGCCGCTCTGCATCCTGGCGGCGTGGATGCTGATCCGCAGCTTCCACGAGAGCATCGAGCCCAAGAAGCACCGGATCGACTACGCGGGCTCCGTGCTGCTGACCGCCGGGATGTCGCTGATCATCCTCGCGGTGCTGGAGGGCGGTCAGGCCTGGGCGTGGGACTCGGTCTGGAGCATCGGCGCGTTCGCGCTCGGCGCCCTCCTGCTGGTCGCTTTCGCCTTCGTCGAGCATCGCGCGGCCGAGCCGGTCATGCCGCTCTGGGTGTTCTCGCGCCGGCTGCTGGTGACGACGACGCTGATCTCGCTCGGCATCGGCGCCATCCTGATCGGCCTCACCTCGTATGTGCCGACCTACCTGGAGGCGACGGTCGGCGCGCCCCCGCTGGTCGCCGGCCTCGCGGTCGCAGCGTTGACGCTCGGCTGGCCGATCGCGGCGAGCATCTCCGGACGGTTCTACCTGCGGATCGGCTTCCGCAGCACCGCCCTGCTCGGCACCAGCATCGCGATCCTCGGGACGATCATCCTTGCGGCGACGAGCGTGCACCCGAGCGTGCTCTTCGTGGCGCTGAGCTGCTTCGTCGTCGGGCTCGGGATGGGCCTCGTCGCGACACCGACGCTGATCGCGGCGCAGTCGAGCGTCGCCTGGAGCGAGCGCGGCGTGGTCACCGGGACCAACATGTTCGCGCGGTCGATCGGCAGCGCCGTCGGCGTGGCGGTCTTCGGCGCGATCGCGAACGCGATCATCCTCTCCAGCACGGGCGGGGCGCACTCGCCCACGGCCGTGCAGGGCGCGTCGACCGCGGTGTTCACGGCGGTGGCCGTCGTCGCGGCGCTGACCATCGTGGCGGGCGTCGCCATGCCGCGCTCGCGCGTGGAGGACGTGGAGTTCCGCGGCGCCGCCGCTCCCGCCGAGTAG
- a CDS encoding FadR/GntR family transcriptional regulator: MTTEPKAWESVLARIEERLVDGRLRPGDHLPPERALAAEFGVARSSVREAIRVLEAMGLIRTQTGSGPSSGAIIVARPLGGMQALMRLQVAASGFPVADVVSTRLLLESSVAGELAERGSADLADARQLLDAMDDPALTAQEFLALDAQFHLALAEAAGNTVVATMMAGLRSSIEGYVLAGAERIPDWEVMAARLRAEHRGVIDAIDAGDPAAARTRVHDHISGYYRDASPAHPLSPSTDAR; encoded by the coding sequence ATGACGACGGAGCCGAAGGCGTGGGAGAGCGTGCTCGCCCGCATCGAGGAGCGCCTGGTCGACGGCCGGCTGCGCCCCGGTGACCACCTGCCTCCCGAGCGCGCCCTCGCGGCCGAGTTCGGGGTCGCGCGCTCCAGCGTCCGCGAGGCCATCCGGGTACTGGAGGCCATGGGCCTGATCCGCACCCAGACCGGCTCCGGGCCGAGCTCCGGCGCGATCATCGTCGCGCGGCCGCTCGGCGGGATGCAGGCGCTGATGCGCCTCCAGGTCGCCGCGAGCGGGTTCCCGGTCGCCGATGTGGTCAGCACGCGACTGCTGCTGGAGTCGTCGGTCGCGGGCGAGCTCGCCGAACGCGGGTCCGCCGACCTGGCGGACGCCCGCCAGCTCCTCGACGCGATGGACGACCCCGCCCTCACCGCGCAGGAGTTCCTGGCGCTCGACGCGCAGTTCCACCTCGCGCTCGCGGAGGCGGCGGGCAACACCGTCGTCGCCACGATGATGGCCGGCCTCCGCAGCTCCATCGAGGGCTACGTGCTCGCCGGCGCCGAGCGCATCCCGGACTGGGAGGTCATGGCCGCCCGGCTCCGCGCGGAGCACCGCGGCGTGATCGACGCCATCGACGCCGGCGACCCGGCGGCGGCGCGCACCCGCGTCCACGACCACATCAGCGGCTACTACCGCGACGCCTCCCCCGCACACCCCCTGTCCCCGTCCACCGACGCACGTTAG
- a CDS encoding alpha-hydroxy-acid oxidizing protein — MVTRQLPNPAELFELLSFKKPELDAKKRRLNAALTIEDLRTIAKRRTPKAAFDYTEGAAEGELSLARARQAFQDIEFHPSILRDVSTVDTSCEIWGGTSAMPFGIAPTGFTRLMQTEGEIAGAGAAGAAGIPFTLSTLGTTSIEGVKAANPTGRNWFQLYVMRDREISYELVRRAAANGFDTLFFTVDTPVAGARLRDKRNGFSIPPQLTLGTIVNAIPRPWWWYDFLTTPKLEFASLSSTGGTVGELLDAAMDPSISFADLDIIRSMWPGKIVVKGVQNVEDSQKLVDLGVDGIVLSNHGGRQLDRAPIPFHLLPKVVEAVGDRTEVAIDTGIMNGADIVAAYALGAKFTLIGRAYLYGLMAGGRAGVDRTIQILSDQVVRTMKLLEVPALADLTPAHVTQLQRLVPVASAGARARI, encoded by the coding sequence ATGGTCACCCGCCAACTCCCCAACCCCGCCGAGCTGTTCGAGCTCCTGTCGTTCAAGAAGCCGGAGCTCGACGCGAAGAAGCGCCGGCTGAACGCCGCGCTCACGATCGAGGACCTGCGCACGATCGCGAAGCGCCGCACGCCGAAGGCCGCCTTCGACTACACCGAGGGCGCCGCCGAAGGCGAGCTGTCGCTGGCCCGCGCGCGCCAGGCGTTCCAGGACATCGAGTTCCACCCGTCGATCCTGCGCGACGTGTCGACGGTCGACACCTCGTGCGAGATCTGGGGCGGCACGTCCGCGATGCCGTTCGGGATCGCGCCCACGGGCTTCACCCGCCTCATGCAGACCGAGGGCGAGATCGCAGGAGCGGGAGCCGCCGGCGCCGCGGGCATCCCGTTCACGCTGTCGACGCTCGGCACGACCTCCATCGAGGGCGTGAAGGCCGCCAACCCGACCGGGCGCAACTGGTTCCAGCTCTACGTGATGCGGGACCGGGAGATCTCCTACGAGCTGGTGCGGCGCGCCGCCGCGAACGGCTTCGACACCCTGTTCTTCACGGTCGACACCCCGGTCGCCGGTGCGCGGCTGCGCGACAAGCGGAACGGCTTCTCCATCCCGCCGCAGCTCACCCTCGGCACCATCGTCAACGCCATCCCGCGGCCGTGGTGGTGGTACGACTTCCTCACCACGCCCAAGCTGGAGTTCGCGTCGCTGTCCTCCACCGGCGGCACCGTCGGCGAGCTGCTGGACGCGGCGATGGATCCGTCGATCAGCTTCGCGGACCTCGACATCATCCGGAGCATGTGGCCGGGCAAGATCGTCGTCAAGGGCGTGCAGAACGTCGAGGACTCGCAGAAGCTCGTCGACCTCGGCGTCGACGGCATCGTGCTCTCCAACCACGGCGGCCGCCAGCTCGACCGGGCGCCCATCCCCTTCCACCTGCTGCCGAAGGTCGTGGAGGCCGTCGGCGACCGCACCGAGGTCGCCATCGACACCGGCATCATGAACGGCGCCGACATCGTCGCCGCCTACGCGCTCGGGGCCAAGTTCACCCTGATCGGCCGCGCCTACCTGTACGGGCTGATGGCGGGCGGCCGCGCGGGCGTCGACCGCACCATCCAGATCCTCAGCGACCAGGTCGTCCGCACGATGAAGCTGCTGGAGGTGCCGGCCCTCGCCGACCTCACGCCGGCGCACGTGACGCAGCTGCAGCGGTTGGTACCCGTCGCGTCGGCCGGCGCGAGGGCCCGAATCTGA
- a CDS encoding DsbA family protein, protein MAATGRGASTPTKNDRRAEARETARRMREEAAKKAKRRKIVVQSSVIVGVIAVLTVIGLIIFTSVGGTTSVANPKNMLSGGLLLTASDKAVTTPAIAPGAKPTPTKQTLDGKTAHIQIWLDYQCPFCDQFETTNAPQMKQWMADGAATLEIHPVAILDSSTNNQYSTRAAAAMSCVANYEPDKYFDLNSALYANQPDEQTGSGLTNAKMLSLFKSGGVSSTAVTDCVNKQTFAKFVTDRTNEAVANSQLKNPTSGGFGTPTVFVNGERYQGGFTDASQFAAFVAAAVKDAGSSGTYSFPK, encoded by the coding sequence ATGGCTGCTACGGGCAGAGGCGCCTCGACCCCGACGAAGAACGATCGCCGAGCCGAGGCACGCGAGACCGCTCGCCGGATGCGCGAGGAGGCCGCCAAGAAGGCCAAGCGCCGCAAGATCGTCGTCCAGAGCTCGGTGATCGTCGGTGTGATCGCGGTGCTCACGGTCATCGGCCTCATCATCTTCACCAGCGTCGGCGGGACCACCAGCGTCGCCAACCCGAAGAACATGCTCAGCGGCGGCCTCCTGCTCACCGCGTCCGACAAGGCGGTCACGACCCCGGCGATCGCGCCGGGCGCCAAGCCCACGCCGACGAAGCAGACGCTGGACGGCAAGACCGCGCACATCCAGATCTGGCTCGACTACCAGTGCCCGTTCTGCGACCAGTTCGAGACCACCAACGCACCGCAGATGAAGCAGTGGATGGCGGACGGCGCGGCGACGCTCGAGATCCACCCGGTCGCGATCCTCGACTCCAGCACGAACAACCAGTACTCGACCCGAGCAGCGGCGGCGATGTCGTGCGTGGCGAACTACGAGCCGGACAAGTACTTCGACCTCAACAGCGCGCTGTACGCCAACCAGCCGGACGAGCAGACCGGCTCCGGCCTCACCAACGCGAAGATGCTGTCGCTGTTCAAGAGCGGGGGCGTCAGCTCCACTGCGGTCACGGACTGCGTGAACAAGCAGACGTTCGCGAAGTTCGTCACCGACCGCACGAACGAGGCGGTGGCGAACTCCCAGCTCAAGAACCCGACGTCGGGAGGCTTCGGCACCCCGACCGTGTTCGTGAACGGCGAGCGCTACCAGGGCGGCTTCACCGACGCGTCCCAGTTCGCCGCCTTCGTCGCGGCGGCGGTCAAGGACGCCGGATCCAGCGGCACGTACAGCTTCCCGAAGTAA
- a CDS encoding TetR/AcrR family transcriptional regulator → MDTDRRTRLTPDERRAQLVALGVAHLADQPLDSLTIEELSAQAGVSRALLFHYFGSKHGLHREVVRTARDSMLHATEPVPELPPRERLHDTLTRIVAFVREHSGTFYSLVRGVASGDEEVRVVIEEARAEQADRILAVFLELGATDTPLLRIGLRSWIAFAEDVLVSSAIGTDIPSGDIVAFLERSANGVVEAVPR, encoded by the coding sequence ATGGACACCGATCGGCGCACCCGGCTCACCCCGGACGAGCGCCGTGCCCAGCTCGTCGCGCTCGGCGTCGCGCACCTCGCCGACCAGCCGCTGGACTCCCTCACCATCGAGGAGCTGTCAGCGCAGGCAGGGGTGTCCCGCGCCCTTCTCTTCCACTATTTCGGCTCGAAACACGGGCTGCACCGGGAGGTCGTCCGCACCGCGCGCGACAGCATGCTGCACGCCACGGAGCCCGTCCCCGAGCTTCCGCCGCGCGAGCGCCTCCACGACACCCTGACCCGCATCGTCGCATTCGTGCGCGAGCACAGCGGCACGTTCTACTCACTGGTCCGCGGAGTCGCGAGCGGCGACGAGGAGGTGCGCGTCGTGATCGAGGAGGCCAGGGCGGAGCAGGCCGACCGCATCCTCGCCGTGTTCCTCGAACTCGGCGCGACGGACACTCCGCTGCTGCGGATCGGCCTCCGCTCGTGGATCGCGTTCGCGGAGGACGTGCTGGTGTCCAGCGCGATCGGGACGGACATCCCGTCGGGGGACATCGTCGCGTTCCTGGAGCGCAGCGCGAACGGGGTGGTGGAGGCTGTGCCCCGCTAG